A stretch of Gossypium hirsutum isolate 1008001.06 chromosome A06, Gossypium_hirsutum_v2.1, whole genome shotgun sequence DNA encodes these proteins:
- the LOC107962579 gene encoding bifunctional purple acid phosphatase 26, translated as MKSLLFQLILASFVLSNFDNNVNAGHTSVFVRKEWPSEDIPLDHEIFSVPTGHNAPQQVHITQGDYDGKAVIISWVTPDEPGSSKVQYGTLKGKYEFTAEGKMTNYTFYKYNSGYIHHVLVDGLEYDTKFYYKIGTGDSAREFWFQTPPKIGPDVPYKFGIIGDLGQTYNSLSTLEHYMQSGAQTVLFVGDLSYADRYQYNDVGIRWDSWGRFVEKSTAYHPWIWSAGNHEIEYMPYMDEVVPFKSYLQRYPTPHLSCKSSSPMWYAIRRASAHIIVLSSYSPFVKYTPQYEWLSEELKKVDREKTPWLIVLMHMPIYNSNEAHFMEGESMRAVFEEWFVHHRVDVIFAGHVHAYERSYRISNIRYNVSSGECYPVPDKSAPVYITVGDGGNQEGLAGRFLDPQPEYSAFREASYGHSTLEIQNRTHAFYHWNRNDDGKKVATDSFVLHNQYWSSNLRRRKLKKHHLSSVLKSIASY; from the exons ATGAAGTCTTTGCTTTTTCAACTTATATTGGCATCTTTTGTTCTCTCGAACTTTGACAATAATGTGAATGCTGGTCACACAAGTGTCTTTGTTCGGAAGGAATGGCCTTCGGAAGACATCCCTCTTGATCATGAAATATTTTCTGTTCCCACAGGTCATAATGCACCACAACAA GTGCATATAACACAAGGAGATTATGATGGGAAAGCTGTAATTATCTCATGGGTCACCCCTGATGAACCTGGGTCCAGCAAAGTACAGTATGGAACATTAAAGGGAAAATATGAATTTACTGCAGAGGGGAAGATGACAAACTACACCTTTTATAAATACAATTCTGGCTATATTCATCATGTTCTTGTTGATGGTCTTGAG TATGATACCAAGTTCTATTACAAGATTGGAACTGGTGATTCTGCACGAGAATTTTGGTTTCAAACACCTCCTAAGATCGGTCCAGATGTTCCTTACAAATTTGGAATCATTG GTGATTTGGGTCAGACATATAATTCACTGTCCACCCTTGAGCATTACATGCAGAGTGGAGCACAAACTGTCTTGTTTGTAGGAGATCTTTCTTATGCTGATAGATATCAGTATAATGATGTTGGTATAAGATGGGATTCATGGGGTCGCTTTGTTGAGAAAAGTACTGCATATCATCCTTGGATCTGGTCTGCTGGGAATCATGAAATAGAATACATGCCTTACATG GATGAAGTTGTCCCTTTTAAGTCCTATCTCCAACGGTACCCTACACCTCATTTGTCTTGTAAAAGCAGCAGCCCAATGTGGTATGCTATTAGACGTGCATCTGCTCATATCATTGTGCTATCGAGCTACTCTCCATTTG TGAAATACACACCTCAATATGAGTGGCTTAGTGAAGAATTAAAGAAGGTTGACCGGGAGAAGACTCCTTGGCTTATTGTCCTTATGCATATGCCAATCTACAATAGCAATGAAGCACATTTCATGGAGGGTGAAAGTATGCGAGCAGTCTTTGAAGAATGGTTCGTCCACCACAGAGTTGATGTAATCTTTGCTGGTCATGTCCATGCTTACGAAAGATCT TATCGAATCTCAAATATAAGGTACAATGTATCAAGTGGCGAATGTTACCCTGTACCAGACAAATCAGCTCCAGTTTACATCACTGTCGGAGATGGTGGAAATCAAGAAGGTCTAGCTGGAAG ATTTTTAGATCCCCAACCAGAGTATTCTGCATTCCGAGAAGCTAGTTATGGTCATTCGACACTGGAGATCCAAAATAGGACACATGCATTCTACCATTGGAACCGCAATGATGATGGGAAAAAAGTGGCAACTGACTCGTTTGTATTACACAATCAGTACTG GTCAAGCAATCTGAGACGAAGAAAACTGAAGAAGCATCATTTGAGTAGCGTGCTTAAGAGTATTGCTTCTTATTGA
- the LOC107962578 gene encoding synaptotagmin-5 isoform X1 — protein MGFVVGVVIGFVVGLAIIVLFVRNENTRSKLRNDLATTVAAFARMTVEDSRKILPADFYPSWVVFSQRQKLTWLNQHLTKIWPYVDEAASDLIKTSVEPVLEQYRPIILSSLKFSRFTLGTVAPQFTGVSIIEDEADSVTMELEMQWDANSSIILDIKTYLGVSLPVQVKDIGFTGVFRLIFKPLVNEFPCFGAVCFSLRKKKKLDFTLKVIGGDISTIPGLSDAIESTIRDAIEDNIMWPVRKIIPILPGDYSDLELKPVGILEVKLVQARDLTNKDIIGKSDPYAVLYVRPLPDKTKKSKTINNELNPIWNEHYEFVIEDATTQHLVVRIYDDEGVQASELIGCAQVLLKDLEPGKVKDVWLNLVKDLEIQRDTKYRGQVHLELLYCPFGMENGFTNPFSSNFSMTSLEKVIKSGANGIEATENEKAVTQKKKEVIIRGVLSVTVISAEDLPIVDLMGKADPYVVLTMKKSEAKHKTRVVNDSLNPVWNQTFDFVVEDGLHDMLILEVWDHDTFGKDYMGRCILTLTRVILEGEYKDTLQVEGAKSGKLNLHLKWMPQPIFRDSGSEF, from the exons ATGGGATTCGTTGTCGGAGTGGTGATCGGGTTTGTCGTCGGCCTTGCTATCATAGTTCTCTTTGTTCGGAACGAGAACACTCGATCCAAGCTTCGAAATGATCTc GCAACGACGGTGGCTGCTTTTGCGAGAATGACAGTGGAAGATTCGAGAAAGATCTTGCCTGCAGATTTCTACCCATCTTGGGTTGTCTTCTCGCAGCGCCAGAAGTTGACTTGGCTTAATCAGCACCTTACTAAGATATGGCCTTACGTTGACGAG GCAGCATCTGATCTGATAAAGACTTCGGTGGAGCCGGTGCTTGAACAATATAGGCCGATTATATTGTCTTCtttgaagttttctaggtttaCTCTTGGCACTGTTGCACCTCAGTTTACTG GAGTAAGTATTATTGAAGATGAAGCTGATAGCGTTACAATGGAGTTGGAAATGCAGTGGGATGCAAATTCAAGTATAATACTTGATATCAAGACTTATCTTGGTGTATCACTACCTGTGCAG GTGAAAGATATTGGATTTACTGGAGTTTTCAGGTTGATATTTAAGCCCCTGGTGAATGAGTTTCCTTGCTTTGGAGCTGTTTGTTTTTCTTTGAGAAAAAAG AAAAAGTTAGATTTCACCCTGAAAGTCATTGGTGGTGACATATCAACTATTCCAGGACTTTCTGATGCTATTGAG AGCACAATACGGGATGCTATAGAAGATAATATCATGTGGCCTGTAAGAAAAATTATACCGATTTTGCCTGGTGATTATAG TGATTTGGAGTTAAAGCCAGTTGGAATACTAGAAGTGAAGCTTGTCCAGGCTCGGGACTTAACAAACAAAGATATTATTGGGAAATCGGATCCCTATGCTGTATTATATGTGCGCCCTTTACCtgacaaaacaaaaaaaagtaaaacaatt AACAATGAGCTGAATCCTATATGGAATGAACACTATGAATTTGTCATTGAGGATGCTACAACTCAGCACCTGGTGGTAAGAATCTATGATGATGAGGGGGTTCAGGCATCTGAGCTCATCGGATGTGCTCAAGTACTCTTAAAGGATCTTGAACCTGGTAAAGTGAAGGATGTCTGGTTGAATCTGGTTAAAGACTTGGAGATCCAGAGAGATACAAAGTACAGGGGGCAG GTGCACTTGGAGCTTTTGTACTGTCCCTTTGGCATGGAGAATGGTTTTACAAACCCCTTTTCCTCCAACTTTTCAATGACCTCCTTGGAGAAGGTCATTAAAAGTGGAGCAAATGGAATAGAGGCAACTGAAAACGAGAAAGCAGTCACACAGAAGAAAAAGGAGGTTATTATTAGAGGAGTACTATCAGTCACAGTGATATCTGCAGAAGATTTACCTATTGTAGATTTAATGGGAAAGGCTGATCCCTATGTTGTGCTCACGATGAAGAAGTCGgaggcaaaacacaaaactagg GTTGTGAATGACAGCTTGAATCCAGTTTGGAATCAAACTTTCGACTTTGTTGTCGAGGACGGATTACATGATATGCTAATTCTTGAAGTCTGGGACCATGACACTTTTGGGAAG GACTACATGGGGAGGTGCATTTTGACATTGACTAGAGTTATATTGGAAGGAGAATACAAAGATACTCTCCAGGTAGAGGGAGCTAAATCAGGGAAATTGAATCTGCACCTTAAATGGATGCCACAGCCGATTTTCCGTGATTCAGGTTCTGAGTTCTAA
- the LOC107962578 gene encoding synaptotagmin-5 isoform X2, with the protein MGFVVGVVIGFVVGLAIIVLFVRNENTRSKLRNDLATTVAAFARMTVEDSRKILPADFYPSWVVFSQRQKLTWLNQHLTKIWPYVDEAASDLIKTSVEPVLEQYRPIILSSLKFSRFTLGTVAPQFTGVSIIEDEADSVTMELEMQWDANSSIILDIKTYLGVSLPVQVKDIGFTGVFRLIFKPLVNEFPCFGAVCFSLRKKSTIRDAIEDNIMWPVRKIIPILPGDYSDLELKPVGILEVKLVQARDLTNKDIIGKSDPYAVLYVRPLPDKTKKSKTINNELNPIWNEHYEFVIEDATTQHLVVRIYDDEGVQASELIGCAQVLLKDLEPGKVKDVWLNLVKDLEIQRDTKYRGQVHLELLYCPFGMENGFTNPFSSNFSMTSLEKVIKSGANGIEATENEKAVTQKKKEVIIRGVLSVTVISAEDLPIVDLMGKADPYVVLTMKKSEAKHKTRVVNDSLNPVWNQTFDFVVEDGLHDMLILEVWDHDTFGKDYMGRCILTLTRVILEGEYKDTLQVEGAKSGKLNLHLKWMPQPIFRDSGSEF; encoded by the exons ATGGGATTCGTTGTCGGAGTGGTGATCGGGTTTGTCGTCGGCCTTGCTATCATAGTTCTCTTTGTTCGGAACGAGAACACTCGATCCAAGCTTCGAAATGATCTc GCAACGACGGTGGCTGCTTTTGCGAGAATGACAGTGGAAGATTCGAGAAAGATCTTGCCTGCAGATTTCTACCCATCTTGGGTTGTCTTCTCGCAGCGCCAGAAGTTGACTTGGCTTAATCAGCACCTTACTAAGATATGGCCTTACGTTGACGAG GCAGCATCTGATCTGATAAAGACTTCGGTGGAGCCGGTGCTTGAACAATATAGGCCGATTATATTGTCTTCtttgaagttttctaggtttaCTCTTGGCACTGTTGCACCTCAGTTTACTG GAGTAAGTATTATTGAAGATGAAGCTGATAGCGTTACAATGGAGTTGGAAATGCAGTGGGATGCAAATTCAAGTATAATACTTGATATCAAGACTTATCTTGGTGTATCACTACCTGTGCAG GTGAAAGATATTGGATTTACTGGAGTTTTCAGGTTGATATTTAAGCCCCTGGTGAATGAGTTTCCTTGCTTTGGAGCTGTTTGTTTTTCTTTGAGAAAAAAG AGCACAATACGGGATGCTATAGAAGATAATATCATGTGGCCTGTAAGAAAAATTATACCGATTTTGCCTGGTGATTATAG TGATTTGGAGTTAAAGCCAGTTGGAATACTAGAAGTGAAGCTTGTCCAGGCTCGGGACTTAACAAACAAAGATATTATTGGGAAATCGGATCCCTATGCTGTATTATATGTGCGCCCTTTACCtgacaaaacaaaaaaaagtaaaacaatt AACAATGAGCTGAATCCTATATGGAATGAACACTATGAATTTGTCATTGAGGATGCTACAACTCAGCACCTGGTGGTAAGAATCTATGATGATGAGGGGGTTCAGGCATCTGAGCTCATCGGATGTGCTCAAGTACTCTTAAAGGATCTTGAACCTGGTAAAGTGAAGGATGTCTGGTTGAATCTGGTTAAAGACTTGGAGATCCAGAGAGATACAAAGTACAGGGGGCAG GTGCACTTGGAGCTTTTGTACTGTCCCTTTGGCATGGAGAATGGTTTTACAAACCCCTTTTCCTCCAACTTTTCAATGACCTCCTTGGAGAAGGTCATTAAAAGTGGAGCAAATGGAATAGAGGCAACTGAAAACGAGAAAGCAGTCACACAGAAGAAAAAGGAGGTTATTATTAGAGGAGTACTATCAGTCACAGTGATATCTGCAGAAGATTTACCTATTGTAGATTTAATGGGAAAGGCTGATCCCTATGTTGTGCTCACGATGAAGAAGTCGgaggcaaaacacaaaactagg GTTGTGAATGACAGCTTGAATCCAGTTTGGAATCAAACTTTCGACTTTGTTGTCGAGGACGGATTACATGATATGCTAATTCTTGAAGTCTGGGACCATGACACTTTTGGGAAG GACTACATGGGGAGGTGCATTTTGACATTGACTAGAGTTATATTGGAAGGAGAATACAAAGATACTCTCCAGGTAGAGGGAGCTAAATCAGGGAAATTGAATCTGCACCTTAAATGGATGCCACAGCCGATTTTCCGTGATTCAGGTTCTGAGTTCTAA